One segment of Psychromonas sp. psych-6C06 DNA contains the following:
- the dndE gene encoding DNA sulfur modification protein DndE: MEHTIDTIRLSEKQKQQLTTLKRKTGIENWNVLCRWALCMSLAEDSIPPVEDIPSDSNVEMSWKVFAGEYADVYLAVLREAYQKQTAHLGGVQFGDFVKLHLNRGISFYNKRD; encoded by the coding sequence ATGGAACATACAATTGATACTATTCGCCTTTCTGAAAAGCAAAAGCAACAACTAACCACCTTAAAACGTAAAACAGGAATCGAAAACTGGAATGTACTTTGTCGGTGGGCACTTTGTATGTCGCTCGCTGAAGATTCAATCCCCCCTGTTGAAGATATTCCATCAGACAGCAACGTGGAAATGAGCTGGAAAGTGTTTGCCGGTGAATATGCCGATGTTTATTTAGCCGTGCTGCGTGAAGCGTATCAAAAACAAACTGCACACCTAGGAGGTGTGCAGTTTGGAGATTTTGTTAAGTTGCATTTGAATCGTGGGATTAGTTTTTATAATAAAAGAGATTAA